The window CCCCGACGCCCGCCCGCCGCCGCGACGGGCGCCGAGTCAGCGGGCGTTGTTATCGTTTTTGGGTGGGAACGGCCCTTCTCGACGCCGTCGCGGATGGGACCGGAATGGCATCCTGGCCGGGCGGGCGGAGCCGATTCGCCGGCCGAGCAGGGCATCGGGTAACCTGACGAGGTTGCCCGGACAGCACCCTGCCGGCAACTTCATGAACGATCAATCCCAGGAGTATCCCGTGGCTAGCGTGTGCGACGTCTGTGGCAAGGGGCCGGGCTTCGGCCACAACGTTTCCCACTCGCACCGGCGGACCAACCGCCGCTGGAACCCGAACATCCAGACCGTGCGCACCCCGGCCGGTGGCGGCAACACCCGCAAGATGCAGGTCTGCACCTCCTGCATCAAGGCCGGCA of the Micromonospora sp. NBC_01796 genome contains:
- the rpmB gene encoding 50S ribosomal protein L28 — its product is MASVCDVCGKGPGFGHNVSHSHRRTNRRWNPNIQTVRTPAGGGNTRKMQVCTSCIKAGKVVRA